The region CAATCCCGGCGAAGGCGTTCCTGGGGTGGTGGTTTATCTCTATCGCAGTGCGGATTTGCTCGCCCTTCTAGGGCCGCTTAAAACCACCACCACCGACAGCGAAGGTCGCTACGTCTTCACCGACCTCGCTACAGACAGCTACGTGGTCCACATCCCTGCGGCGAACTTCCAGGCCGGTGTTCTTGGGCTCGTGCAAGAAGGACCTCTGTTCAAGGCTACCTCATTGCCCGGTTATCAAACTAGCCCTGGCGATGACAACACGGGCGAAGATGGTATGGATGTGCTGAATCTCACCGTGGTCGGCATCTCTAGCCGCGCCATTAATCTGCAAGCTGGCACGGCCCCCACGGGCAATGATGAAGGGGGCTTTGATGGCCGCTACGATGATGACTCGGATGCTGACTATGACCTCACCGTGGACTTTGGTTTCAAGGTCACGGGTCTCCTGGGTCTGGGCCTAGCACCGCCGCCCCAGGCTGCCCCCGCACCCGTCGCAACCCCCGCCGTTAGCACGTGGCAAAACCTTACCCGCACCCTGGGTAAACCGACTGCGGATCTGGATGCCGATGGCTCTGCCAATCTGCTCGAATACGCTCTCGACACGGATGCCGCTTCCGGCTTGCAGACCCAGCGCTTCTTCCTGGAAACGGATGCAGCTACGGGCCGTGTGGATGCGGTCGTCATTCGCCCCAGCGGTGGTCGTGTAGATGTGAATCACCTCCTCGAAACCTCCTCTGAACTGCGGGGTGGGCAGTGGACACGCCTGGTGAAGACCCCTGTCATCACGCAGAACCAGAATGGCAGCGAAACTCTTCGTTATACCGACATCGCTTCTCAGGGTGAAATGGGCTTCGTGCGGCTAAAGGTGAATTTGGATGCGGATCTCAATGGCACAGCAGAGGCTACGGTCGTCTCTGCTACTCAGGCCTGGGTGCGCCGCGATATCACGGGTCAGCAGAGCTTCTCCATGCCACTGCTTCCTGCTGCCGTCTTCTGCGGAACGCAAACCTCCGGAGTGAAGTCGAAGTTACTCACTGGCCAGTCCTACTATGTCGAAGTTCTCAGCGGCAGTTATGAAGGGCAACGTTATGAACTGGATGAAGCTGCCACCACAGACACCGCTCTTGCTTATGAAGGCAGCACTCCAGATCTGGTCGGGGCTCGCTTGGCCGTGCGTCCTCACTGGACGGTGAATCGCCTGTTCCCTGGGGATGCCTTTACCTCAGGCACGGAGGCCGCCACAGCGGATAGCCTGCTGTTCTTTGATGCCGCTTCAGGCAGCTTCCGCACCACTTGGCTTTCTGCCAATGGTTGGACGGGCGATAGCAGCGGTGACCGCACCGTGGCTCCCGGCGAAGGCCTGCTCATTCACGCTCGCAGTGGCGCTGTCTCCCTCACCTTCACAGGTGAAGTCCGCAGCACGAAGTTTGCCCAGCCTCTGCAAGCGGGTGCCCAGTTCATCGGCAGTGGTTTCCCTGTGGCTCACACGGTGCAGACACTGGGGCTGAAGACTGAGGTCGGATTTACCGCCTCCATCACTCCAGAGGCCGCCACCCGCCTGCGCCTGTGGAAGGGGGATGTCACCCCTGGCGACCACACCTACCGCCACCTCTACCTTCACAATCCTGCCTCCCTCTGGCTGGATGAGGCCGATGGCACTGACGTCAGCACTCAGACTCTTCTGGAGCCGACTCGCGCTTACTTCCTCGTTACTCCGGTAGCCCTTCCGGGTTATCGTGAGCCCTAACAAAAAGGAGCGCGGGGTGTATGCCGCGCTCCTCAGGAAACCGTCTTTGATTCAAACTCGCTGTTAGCGCTGCACCTTCGCATCGCCGCCTTCAGCTAGCTTTTGCACCTCCACTAGGGTGGCCATGCTGGTATCTCCTGGGGTGGTCATGGCTAGAGCCCCATGGGCAGCACCGTAGTCCACCGCCTTTTGCGCATCGTTTTCCAGCAGCATGCCTGCGACCAGACCCGCGACAAAACTGTCTCCCGCACCGATCCGGTCGAGGATGTCAAAACGTGGGTAATTGCGGCTGCGATAAAAGTTCCCCTCATGGTAGCAGAGAGAGCCCCAGTCATTGATGCTCGCCGTGTGCACACGGCGCAGGGTCGCAGCCACGGTTTTGAGATTTGGATACTCCGTCACCAGTTTCTGGATGGCGGGGCGTAGCTTCGCATCTTCAGCGGCAAAGATATCGTTGGGATCAGTCGGCACCGCACTCGCCACTGGCGGCTCATCACTCAGCACGCCGAACATCACATCAATGTAGGGAGCCAGTTGCCGATTCAGCGCCTGCGCTGCCGGGAAGCCGCCACGCTCCTGCCACAGGGAAGGGCGGTAGTTCAGGTCATAACTCACCGTCACTCCATGGCGTTTGGCCGACTCACAGGCCTGGATGGTCAGCTCGGCTGTGGACTCGGAAAGGCCCGCAAAAATGCCACCCGTATGCAGCCAGCGGCAGCCCAGGGTGCCAAAGAGGTGATCAAAATCAAAGTCGCCCGGCTTCAGTTGGGAGGCCGCGCTGTGCCCACGGTCCACACTGCCTTTGGCACCGCGCACGCCAAAACCGCGCTCGGTGAAATTGATGGGGTTGCGCACGCGCTTGCCCATGCCGTCATAGGGCACCCATTTGATCAGGTTCGTATCCACCCCACCTTGCAGGATCAGGTCCTCGATCAGGCGGCCGAT is a window of Prosthecobacter dejongeii DNA encoding:
- a CDS encoding sugar kinase, whose protein sequence is MSRQPFYDVLSLGEVLLRLDPGEGRVRTSRQFTTWEGGGEYNVARGGRRCFGLRTGILTAFADNEIGRLIEDLILQGGVDTNLIKWVPYDGMGKRVRNPINFTERGFGVRGAKGSVDRGHSAASQLKPGDFDFDHLFGTLGCRWLHTGGIFAGLSESTAELTIQACESAKRHGVTVSYDLNYRPSLWQERGGFPAAQALNRQLAPYIDVMFGVLSDEPPVASAVPTDPNDIFAAEDAKLRPAIQKLVTEYPNLKTVAATLRRVHTASINDWGSLCYHEGNFYRSRNYPRFDILDRIGAGDSFVAGLVAGMLLENDAQKAVDYGAAHGALAMTTPGDTSMATLVEVQKLAEGGDAKVQR